TTTGCCATGCCTGCGGATTTTACTTTTGTTTGcgaatttggtttgttttccaGCACTCTGAAATCCACACGGTACTCCTCCACCGCCGTAAATTTTATGGAAAAGGTTATGTTTTAGTCACTGTAGTTTAAGATGTATTTCATTTTGGCCCTcgtaatatcaatatatttttttaataatttcaccATCAATCTTGAATTTTCAATTGTACTACCaaatgacttttatttttaaattggattATTTcgttaaataaaatcaacaaatttattaattatctgCTTATTCTTCATGTGATCTgtattattcaaaaattaaagaaaaattactctTCAATTTCCTCCTCCTCTACTGGGATCACATGAGGAGTACGTGAACacttaatgattttattaattatatttaatgaaatggtataattgagaaataaaatttttattatgatataaaaaaatactttaaatgtGAGGTttaccggaaaaaaaaaaaatgcaaagccCAAACGGTGCGTTTTAATATGGGCGGGCTAAGactaaacttgaaaataaaaaaacagaacggTGGaaattcgaaaaaaaaaattcccaaatTTCAAAAGCAGTTATCTTCTCACACTAGCTCTAGAATCGAATCGATCATCGAAAATGGCAGAAGACAACAAAAAGTCAGAGCCGCGGCGAAGGGGATGGTCGATAGCCGACTTCGAGATCGGAAAACCCTTAGGGAGAGGGAAATTCGGCCGGGTCTATGTAGCCAGGGAAGTGAAGAGCAAGTACATAGTGGCATTGAAGGTGATTTTCAAGGAACAAATCGACAAGTACAACATTCATCATCAATTGAAGAGGGAAATGGAGATTCAAACCAGTCTCAGTCACCCTAACATTCTCCGTCTCTACGGTTGGTTTCACGATGACCAACGCGTCTTCATGATTCTTGAATACGCTCATGGCGGTGAACTTTTTAAAGAGCTTAGAAAGTGCGGTTATCTCTCTGAGCAAAAAGCCGCCACGgtccgtctctctctctctctcaatttatttttactgattattattatgattcattttattgttaattaatttcagTATGTTGCCAGTCTGGCGAATGCATTGGCGTATTGTCATGAGAAGGATGTGATTCACAGAGATATAAAGCCTGAAAATTTGTTGCTTGATCACGAGGTGTGttgcttttatttgttttttaatcagaatttgtgattaattaaataattgtacttaattttgtttaaatcctTGTATGCTTATATTTCGATTACAGTTTAGATTAATATGAGCAATTTTGAGGTTATCTATTAAcagaaaatatctttttttttttgttgttgttgatttgaGAACTTTTTTGAATGCTAACACTTGAAGGGTCGACTGAA
The Populus nigra chromosome 3, ddPopNigr1.1, whole genome shotgun sequence genome window above contains:
- the LOC133690172 gene encoding serine/threonine-protein kinase Aurora-3 gives rise to the protein MAEDNKKSEPRRRGWSIADFEIGKPLGRGKFGRVYVAREVKSKYIVALKVIFKEQIDKYNIHHQLKREMEIQTSLSHPNILRLYGWFHDDQRVFMILEYAHGGELFKELRKCGYLSEQKAATYVASLANALAYCHEKDVIHRDIKPENLLLDHEGRLKIADFGWSVQSRSKRHTMCGTLDYLAPEMVENKAHDYAVDNWTLGILCYEFLYGAPPFEAESQRDTFRRIVKVDLTFPSTPPVSAEAKNLITRLLVKDSSKRLSLQKILEHPWIIKNANPMGTCDK